One genomic segment of Gemmatimonadota bacterium includes these proteins:
- a CDS encoding protein-glutamate O-methyltransferase CheR: MAGPADEAGFLALTRKIATERGFGCANYKDGCLRRRIAVRMRARGMTTYTDYRALLDRDPAEYDQLLDALTINVTKLYRDASVWDQLAATVIPALWALDLPRLTIWSAGCSSGEELYTLAALVHRQAVRTSTEGRLARVRIIGTDIDRASLEAARTGAYANEAFKEMPADLRSRYFSADAPFRAAPELRALVHVERRDLLAEPAPASECQLITCRNVVIYFDRPSQVPLMQKFRGALVPGGYLVLGKVETLLGEARGLFEVVDARQRIFRRQAA; the protein is encoded by the coding sequence ATGGCCGGCCCCGCCGATGAGGCCGGGTTCCTCGCCCTCACACGGAAGATCGCGACGGAGCGGGGCTTCGGCTGCGCCAACTACAAGGATGGCTGCCTGCGGCGGCGCATCGCGGTGCGGATGCGGGCGCGCGGCATGACCACCTACACCGACTATCGCGCGCTGCTCGATCGCGATCCCGCCGAGTACGACCAGCTGCTCGATGCGCTCACGATCAACGTGACGAAGCTCTACCGCGATGCCTCGGTCTGGGACCAGCTCGCGGCCACGGTCATCCCCGCGCTCTGGGCCCTCGACCTCCCGCGGCTCACCATCTGGAGCGCCGGCTGCTCCTCCGGCGAGGAGCTCTACACGCTCGCGGCACTCGTGCACCGGCAGGCGGTGCGGACGAGCACCGAGGGGCGCCTCGCGCGGGTGCGCATCATCGGCACCGACATCGACCGCGCCTCGCTCGAGGCGGCGCGCACCGGCGCCTACGCCAACGAGGCGTTCAAGGAGATGCCCGCCGACCTGCGGTCGCGCTACTTCTCGGCCGACGCGCCGTTCCGCGCCGCCCCCGAGCTGCGCGCGCTCGTGCACGTGGAGCGCCGCGACCTGCTCGCCGAGCCCGCACCCGCGAGCGAGTGCCAGCTCATCACGTGCCGGAACGTCGTGATCTACTTCGACCGCCCGAGCCAGGTGCCGCTGATGCAGAAGTTCCGCGGGGCGCTCGTGCCCGGCGGGTACTTGGTGCTGGGCAAGGTGGAGACGCTCCTCGGCGAGGCGCGCGGGCTGTTCGAGGTGGTCGATGCGCGGCAGCGGATCTTCCGGCGGCAGGCCGCATGA
- a CDS encoding roadblock/LC7 domain-containing protein, with the protein MSQFAPLIAAVTRHRGVQACLVVADEDGILVDGTAHVGVSTSAFAALTASLYRKAARAAESAGFGAVTYFELEAERGRVMAAGRNGLVIVAVAEPRVNVGLLRVELVRAAEGL; encoded by the coding sequence ATGAGCCAGTTCGCCCCGCTCATCGCCGCCGTCACGCGCCACCGCGGCGTGCAGGCCTGCCTCGTCGTGGCGGACGAGGACGGCATCCTCGTCGACGGCACGGCGCACGTGGGCGTGAGCACCTCGGCCTTCGCGGCGCTCACCGCGTCGCTCTACCGCAAGGCGGCGCGCGCCGCCGAGTCGGCCGGCTTCGGCGCCGTGACCTACTTCGAGCTCGAGGCCGAGCGCGGCCGCGTCATGGCGGCGGGGCGGAACGGGCTCGTGATCGTGGCGGTGGCCGAGCCGCGCGTGAACGTCGGGCTCCTGCGCGTCGAACTCGTGCGCGCGGCGGAGGGCCTGTGA
- a CDS encoding chemotaxis protein CheD, with the protein MTDQHVRIAHLAVARGSGRLVTIGLGSCVAIALHDGRFRVAGLVHVLLPDPSVARDASNPARFASTAVPLLVDEMRAMGARGALVAKIAGGAALFGSMLSGGKAGQMGQRNIAAAKTALAEAGIALIAEETGGVSGRSVALDVNSGAMTVRSVRGGERVL; encoded by the coding sequence ATGACCGACCAGCACGTGCGCATCGCGCATCTCGCGGTCGCCCGCGGCAGCGGCCGGCTCGTCACCATCGGGCTCGGCTCCTGCGTCGCGATCGCGCTGCATGACGGCCGCTTCCGTGTCGCGGGACTCGTGCACGTGCTGCTCCCCGATCCGAGCGTCGCACGCGATGCGTCCAACCCGGCCCGCTTCGCGTCCACCGCGGTGCCCCTGCTCGTCGACGAGATGCGGGCCATGGGCGCGCGCGGCGCGCTCGTCGCGAAGATCGCCGGCGGTGCCGCGCTCTTCGGGTCGATGCTCAGCGGCGGCAAGGCGGGACAGATGGGCCAGCGGAACATCGCCGCCGCCAAGACCGCGCTCGCCGAGGCGGGGATCGCCCTCATCGCCGAGGAGACCGGCGGGGTGAGCGGGCGCAGCGTCGCGCTCGACGTCAACTCGGGCGCGATGACCGTGCGCTCGGTGCGGGGAGGCGAACGTGTCCTCTGA
- a CDS encoding tetratricopeptide repeat protein translates to MAIRGSLKEASLPDVLQLLSMGKKSGCLSVTHRNNFGSIFFDKGRISYASIVNRRDRIGDILVKSGVLKQEQLDAAIAKQDKARGKRLGELLVDEGMISREELHGQIRIQIEEAVYFLFTWAEGTFNFESDIRPEEQDFLVSINPESLLLEGARRVDEWSLIEKKVPSFDIVFEIDRQRMGEMGEKLTEAQQSLLPLIDGRRDVASLVDESGLVEFEVGKALFGLATAGFLHRVGKTKPQEEVAAEQRVEEHRNLGVAFYKTGMLDEAVREFRRVAELRPDDLGARFYLGLSHLRLGKWSEALTHLEVAARHRLAKAGVYVDLALALERLGRLEDARRALEEALVKGGGQEPRVHLSLGVLALREGRFAEADAHFMEARPHYGTRPPAAVWFHSASLAAALSGQVDKAITLLTEGTGAHPHAAALLNNLAVALGTMGRSEEALHVVEAGLAQDPGLAPLHRNRGDLLLAQGNRDAALDAYLRAVKHHETLGPEVWARIGGLRAALGHVDEAVAAWERALQLDPTHAEARERLAAARRER, encoded by the coding sequence ATGGCGATCCGCGGCTCCCTCAAGGAAGCGTCGCTCCCCGACGTGCTCCAGCTGCTCTCGATGGGCAAGAAGAGCGGCTGCCTCTCGGTCACGCACCGCAACAACTTCGGGTCGATCTTCTTCGACAAGGGGCGCATCTCGTATGCGTCCATCGTCAACCGCCGCGACCGCATCGGCGACATCCTCGTGAAGAGCGGCGTGCTCAAGCAGGAACAGCTCGACGCCGCAATCGCCAAGCAGGACAAGGCGCGTGGCAAGCGCCTCGGCGAGCTGCTCGTGGATGAGGGCATGATCTCGCGCGAGGAGCTGCACGGCCAGATCCGCATCCAGATCGAGGAGGCGGTCTACTTCCTCTTCACCTGGGCCGAAGGGACCTTCAACTTCGAGTCGGACATCCGGCCGGAGGAGCAGGACTTCCTGGTCTCGATCAACCCCGAGTCGCTGCTGCTCGAGGGCGCGCGTCGCGTCGACGAGTGGAGCCTCATCGAGAAGAAGGTCCCGTCGTTCGACATCGTGTTCGAGATCGACCGCCAGCGCATGGGCGAGATGGGGGAGAAGCTCACCGAGGCGCAGCAGTCGCTGCTGCCGCTCATCGACGGCCGCCGCGACGTCGCCTCGCTCGTGGACGAGTCGGGCCTCGTGGAGTTCGAGGTCGGCAAGGCGCTCTTCGGGCTCGCGACGGCGGGCTTCCTGCACCGCGTGGGCAAGACGAAGCCGCAGGAGGAGGTCGCCGCCGAGCAGCGGGTGGAGGAGCACCGCAATCTCGGCGTGGCCTTCTACAAGACGGGGATGCTCGACGAGGCCGTCCGCGAGTTCCGCCGCGTCGCCGAGTTGCGCCCCGACGACCTCGGCGCACGCTTCTATCTCGGGCTGTCGCACCTGCGACTGGGGAAGTGGTCGGAGGCGCTCACGCACCTCGAGGTCGCGGCGCGGCACCGGCTCGCGAAGGCCGGGGTGTATGTCGACCTCGCGCTCGCCCTCGAACGCCTCGGTCGCCTCGAAGATGCGCGCCGGGCGCTCGAGGAAGCGCTGGTGAAGGGCGGCGGGCAGGAGCCGCGCGTCCATCTGTCGCTCGGCGTGCTCGCGCTGCGCGAAGGGCGCTTCGCCGAGGCCGACGCGCACTTCATGGAGGCGCGTCCCCACTACGGCACGCGGCCGCCCGCGGCCGTCTGGTTCCACTCGGCGAGTCTCGCGGCCGCGCTGTCCGGGCAGGTCGACAAGGCGATCACCCTGCTCACCGAGGGCACCGGCGCCCACCCGCACGCGGCGGCGCTGCTCAACAACCTCGCGGTGGCGCTCGGGACCATGGGGCGGTCCGAGGAAGCGCTGCACGTGGTGGAGGCGGGGCTCGCGCAGGATCCGGGGCTCGCGCCACTGCACCGCAATCGCGGCGACCTCCTGCTCGCGCAGGGGAACCGCGACGCGGCGCTCGATGCGTACTTGCGGGCGGTGAAGCACCACGAGACGCTCGGTCCCGAGGTCTGGGCACGGATCGGCGGTCTGCGCGCCGCGCTCGGCCACGTGGACGAGGCCGTCGCGGCCTGGGAACGCGCGCTGCAGCTCGATCCCACGCACGCCGAGGCGCGTGAGCGGCTCGCCGCCGCGCGTCGCGAGCGATGA
- a CDS encoding DUF4388 domain-containing protein → MAIEGPLQELGIHDVFQLLDLSRKTGTLTVVSELRDNEGTVLFENGKIVSANIRSNPHRLGDLLIRSGRLTDADMARAQAAQQRGDGRRLGEILVALGLVTRKEIERQVRLQIEAVVFELMSWREGHFRFQEGIDDGHWRDWTVAFPTESLLMEGARRIDEWSRIADRVPNLAMVPYLTPPDEDHPPLLDLLPSEWQVLSMIDGTHDLREIATTLAMSEFDVARITYGMVSTGVIRLRQSERISRQTPLPMEPKPVDARLTPVDMTVEPLRRGASAFRRGEFSEGIAVWSQFTKSVPQYPGIAAIREAIAAATTLRDILAREVPDVR, encoded by the coding sequence GTGGCGATCGAAGGCCCGCTCCAGGAGCTCGGCATCCACGACGTCTTCCAGCTGCTCGACCTGAGCCGGAAGACGGGGACGCTGACCGTGGTCTCGGAACTCCGGGACAACGAGGGGACGGTCCTGTTCGAGAACGGCAAGATCGTGAGTGCGAACATCCGCTCCAACCCGCACCGCTTGGGCGACCTGCTCATCCGGTCGGGACGCCTCACCGACGCCGACATGGCGCGCGCGCAGGCGGCGCAACAGCGCGGCGACGGCCGGCGGCTCGGCGAGATCCTCGTCGCGCTCGGGCTCGTCACGCGCAAGGAGATCGAGCGGCAGGTGCGGCTGCAGATCGAGGCGGTCGTCTTCGAGCTCATGTCCTGGCGCGAGGGACACTTCCGCTTCCAGGAGGGGATCGACGACGGGCATTGGCGCGACTGGACGGTCGCCTTCCCGACGGAATCGCTGCTCATGGAGGGCGCGCGCCGGATCGACGAGTGGTCGCGCATCGCCGACCGTGTGCCGAACCTCGCGATGGTCCCGTACCTCACGCCGCCCGACGAGGACCATCCTCCGCTGCTCGACCTGCTCCCGAGTGAATGGCAAGTGCTCTCGATGATCGACGGGACCCATGACCTCCGCGAGATCGCGACGACGCTCGCGATGAGCGAGTTCGACGTCGCGCGCATCACCTACGGGATGGTGAGCACCGGCGTGATCCGCCTCCGGCAGTCGGAGCGGATCTCGCGGCAGACGCCGCTGCCCATGGAGCCGAAGCCCGTCGATGCGCGGCTCACGCCGGTCGACATGACGGTCGAGCCGTTGCGGCGCGGGGCTTCGGCCTTCCGACGCGGCGAGTTCAGCGAGGGGATCGCCGTCTGGTCGCAGTTCACCAAGTCGGTCCCGCAGTACCCGGGGATCGCCGCCATCCGCGAGGCCATCGCCGCGGCGACGACGCTGCGCGACATCCTCGCCCGGGAGGTGCCGGATGTCCGGTGA
- a CDS encoding roadblock/LC7 domain-containing protein: MSGDDIHAMSETLAKDPASLVFLQLAEALLMRGDLARAARVASRGAQRHPARLDAHDLVARVALAMGDEPRAEEAWGDVLRIDATLATAHRGIGLLRYRQGRLDEARDHLAYAAHQDPGDNVVRAALEAVHGVIAQRDAAGTAAALAATPPAPASPDAILDEAVASAEAAAGITPVNAEPGPRASAYVAHPSTLRASNPAAPVATGDEGVGNDPHGDEPGRLFDHVLEDSKQVALLLDSDGLVAAGSYVTGEGRDLGSELGAHLSGVGEEAERAMRHFKLGLWHRMVIETEAATIEMAPTDKGAVLVAASKEVPLGFVRRTLERCLTVARQWLGEG, encoded by the coding sequence ATGTCCGGTGATGACATCCACGCCATGAGCGAGACGCTCGCCAAGGATCCGGCGAGCCTCGTCTTCCTGCAGCTGGCCGAGGCGCTGCTCATGCGTGGTGATCTGGCGCGCGCGGCGCGCGTCGCGTCACGCGGGGCGCAGCGGCATCCGGCGCGCCTCGACGCGCACGACCTCGTCGCGCGCGTCGCCCTGGCGATGGGCGACGAGCCGCGCGCCGAGGAGGCGTGGGGCGACGTGCTGCGCATCGATGCGACCCTCGCCACCGCGCATCGCGGCATCGGCCTGCTGCGCTACCGGCAGGGACGGCTCGACGAGGCCCGCGACCATCTCGCGTACGCGGCGCACCAGGACCCGGGCGACAACGTCGTCCGCGCCGCGCTCGAGGCGGTGCACGGCGTGATCGCGCAGCGCGACGCGGCCGGCACGGCCGCCGCGCTCGCCGCGACCCCGCCGGCCCCGGCGAGCCCCGACGCGATCCTCGACGAGGCGGTGGCCTCGGCCGAGGCGGCGGCCGGGATCACACCCGTCAACGCCGAGCCCGGGCCGCGCGCGTCGGCGTACGTCGCGCATCCGTCCACGCTCCGCGCGTCCAACCCCGCGGCGCCGGTCGCGACCGGTGATGAGGGCGTCGGGAATGATCCGCACGGCGATGAGCCGGGCCGGCTCTTCGATCATGTGCTGGAGGACAGCAAGCAGGTCGCCCTCCTGCTCGACAGCGACGGACTCGTCGCGGCGGGGAGCTACGTGACCGGCGAGGGGCGCGACCTCGGCAGCGAGCTGGGCGCGCACCTCAGCGGCGTGGGCGAGGAGGCCGAGCGCGCCATGCGCCACTTCAAGCTCGGGCTCTGGCACCGCATGGTGATCGAGACCGAGGCGGCGACGATCGAGATGGCCCCGACCGACAAGGGCGCGGTGCTCGTCGCCGCGTCGAAGGAGGTGCCGCTCGGCTTCGTGCGGCGCACCCTCGAACGCTGCCTGACGGTCGCGCGGCAGTGGCTGGGGGAGGGCTGA
- a CDS encoding ATP-binding protein: MRLDPRLTFDRLVVGAANRLASAAAHAVAEAPGTTYNPLFIYGGSGLGKTHLLTASAHLLLQVQPDAQVMALTMDEFSEQFYAAVSAGETSVFGGRLARVDLLVLDDLQFLTGRREMQAELLRVFTAMQEAGRQIICASDRPPGEISDVDERLIQRLSGGLVVDVGAPEYEARVAILRTACRDRGVVVPDGAIDGLAKRNVVSVRELQGALNQWIAKQTLGGARETVTRTPSPGSGDGHSRSGEFLSFLTDVASAVQSHVESWQVRLRETIAYWSGEGYRTAVLERALLLPKDPDVPALVAVYVEAVEHLRALEAEATKVDRALGGHALFRDPERLADAEDFVERALAGEMPPAGPNPAFTRSGFDVGAANQLAAHAADAVIAQPGTRYNPLLITGASGVGKTHLVHAIGNAIAAAARPGFAVGCVHAQALVDELIQAIETGTVERWRNRYRAADALIVDDVQFLAGKERTQDEFFLVFNELAEAGKQIILSSDRTAAEIPDLAARLRSRFEGGLTAEIQPPDRPLREQLVARFLGQLGRPAPTDLLDIVCDPPVASVRELIGVVNRLAAAADARGTPLDAALAREELGLGADATTTLAPAAAAVAAGDRTFLDRERVVWDWPDVTARLIEDLR, translated from the coding sequence ATGCGGCTCGATCCTCGGCTGACCTTCGACCGGTTGGTGGTCGGCGCGGCGAATCGCCTCGCCTCCGCCGCCGCGCACGCGGTCGCCGAGGCGCCGGGCACGACCTACAACCCGCTCTTCATCTACGGCGGCTCGGGGCTCGGCAAGACGCATCTCCTCACCGCCTCGGCGCACCTGCTCCTGCAGGTCCAGCCCGACGCCCAGGTGATGGCGCTCACGATGGACGAGTTCAGCGAGCAGTTCTACGCCGCCGTCTCGGCCGGCGAGACCTCGGTCTTCGGCGGGCGGCTCGCCCGCGTCGACCTGCTCGTGCTCGACGACCTGCAGTTCCTCACCGGCCGCCGCGAGATGCAGGCCGAGCTGCTGCGCGTCTTCACCGCCATGCAGGAGGCCGGCCGCCAGATCATCTGCGCGAGCGACCGTCCGCCCGGCGAGATCAGCGACGTCGACGAGCGCCTCATCCAGCGGCTCTCGGGCGGACTCGTCGTCGATGTCGGGGCCCCGGAGTACGAGGCGCGCGTCGCGATCCTCCGCACCGCCTGCCGCGACCGCGGCGTGGTGGTGCCCGACGGCGCGATCGACGGGCTCGCCAAGCGCAACGTGGTCTCGGTGCGCGAACTGCAGGGCGCGCTCAACCAGTGGATCGCCAAGCAGACGCTCGGCGGCGCGCGCGAGACGGTGACGCGCACGCCGAGCCCCGGGAGCGGCGACGGGCACAGCCGCTCCGGCGAGTTCCTGAGCTTCCTCACCGACGTCGCGAGCGCGGTGCAGTCGCACGTGGAGTCGTGGCAGGTGCGGCTGCGCGAGACGATCGCGTACTGGAGCGGCGAGGGCTATCGCACCGCGGTGCTCGAGCGCGCGCTGTTGCTACCGAAGGACCCGGACGTGCCGGCGCTCGTCGCGGTGTACGTCGAGGCGGTGGAGCACCTGCGGGCGCTCGAAGCCGAGGCGACCAAGGTCGACCGCGCGCTCGGCGGGCACGCGCTGTTCCGCGACCCCGAGCGCCTCGCCGACGCCGAGGACTTCGTGGAGCGGGCCCTCGCGGGGGAGATGCCGCCGGCCGGCCCCAATCCCGCGTTCACGCGCAGCGGGTTCGATGTCGGCGCGGCGAACCAGCTCGCGGCGCACGCCGCCGACGCGGTGATCGCGCAGCCGGGCACGCGCTACAACCCGCTGCTCATCACCGGGGCGAGCGGGGTGGGGAAGACGCACCTCGTGCACGCGATCGGCAACGCGATCGCCGCGGCCGCACGCCCGGGCTTCGCCGTGGGCTGCGTCCATGCGCAGGCGCTCGTGGACGAGCTCATCCAGGCGATCGAGACCGGCACCGTCGAGCGGTGGCGCAACCGCTATCGCGCCGCCGACGCACTCATCGTGGACGACGTGCAGTTCCTCGCCGGCAAGGAGCGGACGCAGGACGAGTTCTTCCTCGTCTTCAACGAGCTCGCCGAGGCGGGGAAGCAGATCATCCTCTCGAGCGACCGGACGGCGGCCGAGATCCCGGACCTCGCCGCGCGGCTGCGCTCGCGCTTCGAGGGCGGCCTCACCGCCGAGATCCAGCCGCCCGACCGTCCGCTGCGCGAGCAGCTCGTCGCGCGCTTCCTCGGCCAGCTCGGGCGCCCCGCGCCGACGGACCTGCTCGACATCGTCTGCGACCCGCCGGTGGCGAGCGTGCGCGAGCTCATCGGCGTGGTGAACCGGCTCGCCGCCGCGGCCGACGCGCGCGGGACGCCGCTCGATGCCGCCCTCGCGCGCGAGGAGCTCGGCCTCGGCGCCGACGCCACCACGACCTTGGCGCCGGCGGCGGCCGCCGTCGCTGCGGGTGACCGCACCTTCCTCGACCGCGAACGCGTGGTCTGGGACTGGCCCGACGTCACCGCGCGTCTCATCGAGGATCTCCGCTAA
- a CDS encoding GTPase domain-containing protein has product MSLVNYATREITCKIVYYGPGRSGKTTNLHYIYGQVPGDRKGQMVSLATQTDRTLFFDFLPIDLGTISGFTTRFQLYTVPGQVYYQTTRKLVLQGADGVVFVADSQARQLDENIESFQDLHANLAEQGVDARQMPLVIQYNKTDLPPEIITPMAELDEVLNFRNVPSFPADALHGPGVFETLRGISEQVLRRLSTGERR; this is encoded by the coding sequence GTGAGCCTCGTCAACTACGCGACGCGCGAGATCACCTGCAAGATCGTCTACTACGGCCCCGGACGGTCGGGGAAGACGACGAACCTGCACTACATCTACGGGCAGGTGCCGGGGGACCGCAAAGGCCAGATGGTGTCGCTCGCCACGCAGACCGACCGCACGCTCTTCTTCGACTTCCTGCCGATCGACCTCGGCACGATCTCGGGCTTCACCACGCGCTTCCAGCTCTACACGGTGCCCGGCCAGGTCTACTACCAGACCACGCGCAAGCTCGTGCTCCAGGGCGCCGACGGCGTCGTCTTCGTCGCCGACAGCCAGGCGCGCCAGCTCGACGAGAATATCGAGAGCTTCCAGGACCTCCACGCGAACCTCGCCGAGCAGGGCGTGGACGCGCGCCAGATGCCGCTCGTCATCCAGTACAACAAGACGGACCTCCCGCCCGAGATCATCACGCCGATGGCGGAGCTCGACGAGGTGCTGAACTTCCGCAACGTCCCGTCCTTCCCGGCCGACGCGCTGCACGGACCCGGCGTCTTCGAGACGCTCCGCGGGATCTCCGAACAGGTGCTCCGTCGCCTGAGCACGGGGGAGCGGCGGTAG
- a CDS encoding tetratricopeptide repeat protein, whose translation MTEPAVTRISERDRDVLRGFARRIDPSDAGAHNNLGVLYFNKGLYQEAVACFTQALELDPKMQVAQRNLEVAYFNTGYYDQRVSELRERIRQRPEDRDARWDLGRAFALLGQHEDALPEFRAILQARPNDVAAMIQLGLSEKASGRLGDALLWFRRALQVDPHSSILHLYVGEALYNQGATEEALAALRRAIQLNPDNPDAHFLLSFVLGDLGQHAEAGEASKRAVHLNPSLKRAQANLSLDQYDPKKYEALLPGRQARRSQQQMAIAEGEPLAQYALGLAYRQQGYIAEAMKAYQNALERGEDRQLVMQAMAELHLIQKDPKPAIELYDTLLADRPDSPKLWNERGVALHQAGQHLEAAASYHHALEVEPRYALARNNLGVAYFHAGQADDAIDAFRSALKSDPHFVKARLNLALLLTRHRRYQLALEAYRQVLESAPENATAWNGVGMVLAELRKFEDARTAFARAIQAKPEFAEAHYNLSFTLSNLGDFDGALRETKLALELDPYYVPQKFSLAIDLEYEDPDLSVVPDLGGEHRLTEEVDTFTFDPTLLDSLFTELAPPPEAAPLPLESDPYRLAADFLSKGLTDRAMAETRRALARGADAVTGNVLLGEALGRQGAWGDALERFEEARSRDAGHAGALRGQVQALLALGRGEEAGTVAEGLASIAPDDADALLLLASARFEAGDADGALRALAHAREVAPHRADVLRGIGNTTRALGDLDEAIAAYRHALALDEDFAAVRFDLAQLLMQRGLFSEAEHELTLALDAVPTYADATLALAGVYRATSRPREALVLLVEFLERDPYSFTGLLALGELLLEQGRMADAAVAIQRILRFDESHVGAIFHQGLLLAAQERFREALASWRRVAMLAPESEWARRAFRESRKVQHRLEGGEG comes from the coding sequence GTGACCGAGCCCGCCGTCACCCGCATCTCGGAACGGGACCGCGACGTCCTGCGCGGTTTCGCGCGGCGCATCGATCCGTCCGATGCGGGGGCGCACAACAACCTGGGCGTCCTCTACTTCAACAAGGGGCTCTACCAGGAGGCCGTCGCCTGCTTCACGCAGGCGCTCGAGCTCGACCCCAAGATGCAGGTCGCGCAGCGCAACCTCGAGGTCGCGTACTTCAACACCGGGTACTACGACCAGCGGGTGAGCGAGCTGCGCGAACGGATCCGCCAGCGCCCCGAGGACCGCGACGCCCGATGGGACCTCGGCCGCGCCTTCGCGCTGCTCGGCCAGCACGAGGATGCGCTCCCGGAGTTCCGCGCGATCCTCCAGGCGCGGCCGAACGATGTCGCGGCGATGATCCAGCTGGGCCTCTCCGAGAAGGCGAGCGGCCGGCTGGGCGATGCGCTCCTCTGGTTCCGTCGCGCGCTCCAGGTCGATCCGCACAGCTCGATCCTGCACCTCTACGTCGGCGAGGCGCTCTACAATCAGGGCGCGACCGAGGAGGCCCTCGCCGCGCTCCGGCGGGCGATCCAGCTCAACCCGGACAACCCCGACGCGCACTTCCTGCTCTCGTTCGTGCTCGGCGACCTCGGCCAGCACGCCGAGGCGGGGGAGGCCAGCAAGCGCGCGGTGCACCTCAATCCGTCGCTCAAGCGCGCGCAGGCGAACCTCTCGCTCGACCAGTACGACCCCAAGAAGTACGAGGCGCTGCTCCCCGGCCGGCAGGCGCGCCGCTCGCAGCAGCAGATGGCCATCGCCGAAGGGGAGCCGCTCGCGCAGTACGCGCTGGGGCTCGCCTACCGGCAGCAGGGCTACATCGCCGAGGCGATGAAGGCCTACCAGAACGCGCTCGAGCGGGGCGAGGACCGCCAGCTCGTGATGCAGGCGATGGCCGAGCTGCACCTGATCCAGAAGGATCCCAAGCCGGCGATCGAGCTGTACGACACGCTGCTCGCCGACCGGCCCGACAGTCCGAAGCTCTGGAACGAGCGCGGCGTGGCGCTGCACCAGGCGGGGCAGCATCTCGAGGCGGCGGCGAGCTACCACCACGCGCTCGAGGTGGAGCCGCGGTACGCGCTCGCGCGCAACAACCTCGGCGTCGCCTACTTCCACGCCGGGCAGGCCGACGACGCGATCGACGCCTTCCGCTCGGCGCTCAAGAGCGATCCGCACTTCGTGAAGGCGCGGCTGAACCTCGCGCTGCTGCTCACGCGGCACCGGCGCTACCAGCTCGCGCTCGAGGCGTACCGGCAGGTGCTGGAGTCGGCGCCCGAGAACGCGACGGCCTGGAACGGCGTGGGCATGGTGCTGGCCGAGCTGCGCAAGTTCGAGGATGCGCGTACGGCGTTCGCGCGCGCCATCCAGGCCAAGCCCGAGTTCGCCGAGGCGCACTACAACCTCAGCTTCACGCTCTCCAACCTCGGCGACTTCGACGGCGCGCTGCGCGAGACCAAGCTCGCACTCGAGCTCGACCCGTACTACGTGCCGCAGAAGTTCTCGCTCGCGATCGACCTCGAGTACGAGGACCCCGACCTCTCGGTGGTCCCCGACCTCGGCGGCGAGCACCGGCTCACGGAGGAGGTGGACACCTTCACCTTCGATCCGACGCTGCTCGACTCGCTCTTCACCGAGCTCGCGCCGCCCCCCGAGGCGGCGCCGCTGCCGCTCGAGAGCGATCCCTATCGCCTCGCCGCGGACTTCCTCTCCAAGGGGCTCACCGACCGCGCGATGGCCGAGACGCGGCGCGCGCTCGCGCGCGGCGCCGATGCGGTGACCGGGAACGTGCTCCTCGGCGAGGCGCTCGGACGGCAGGGCGCGTGGGGCGACGCGCTCGAGCGCTTCGAGGAAGCGCGGTCGCGCGATGCCGGCCACGCCGGCGCGTTGCGCGGCCAGGTGCAGGCGCTGCTCGCGCTCGGGCGCGGCGAGGAGGCGGGGACCGTCGCCGAAGGGCTCGCGTCGATCGCGCCGGACGATGCCGATGCGCTCCTGCTGCTGGCGAGTGCGCGCTTCGAGGCGGGGGACGCGGACGGCGCGCTCCGGGCGCTCGCGCATGCGCGCGAGGTCGCGCCGCACCGCGCCGACGTCCTGCGCGGCATCGGCAACACCACGCGCGCGCTCGGCGACCTCGACGAGGCGATCGCCGCGTACCGGCACGCGCTGGCGCTCGACGAGGACTTCGCGGCCGTGCGCTTCGATCTCGCGCAGCTGCTCATGCAGCGCGGGCTCTTCAGCGAGGCCGAGCACGAGCTCACGCTCGCGCTCGACGCGGTGCCCACCTACGCCGACGCGACGCTCGCGCTGGCCGGGGTGTATCGCGCGACGAGCCGGCCGCGCGAGGCGCTGGTGCTGCTGGTGGAGTTCCTCGAGCGCGACCCGTACAGCTTCACCGGCCTCCTCGCGCTGGGCGAGCTGCTCCTCGAGCAGGGCCGCATGGCGGATGCCGCCGTCGCGATCCAGCGCATCCTGCGATTCGACGAGTCGCACGTGGGCGCGATCTTCCATCAGGGGCTGCTCCTCGCCGCGCAGGAGCGCTTCCGCGAGGCGCTCGCGAGCTGGCGGCGCGTGGCGATGCTCGCCCCCGAGAGCGAGTGGGCGCGTCGCGCCTTCCGCGAGAGCCGGAAGGTGCAGCACCGGCTCGAGGGCGGGGAGGGCTAG